The window gggTTGAAATTGTTAGTGTAACCTGTGTTGTCATTAGTGGTCCCAGGACGAGCAATTAAAGCCGACAGCGTGTCTATCAAATTTATGAGTGAATatacaccatatcacatgcatgttagtcaactggtgtacggagttgcagAGCCGGCACATAGAGGGTGGGCTtggccccctccacccacaaCGGGGGGGCCAAGGCAgtgagcccgtccagcaggggacccaaccagggggatgCCAACCaccccccaggacccagggaggtccccaGCCCAACCGAAGTGCCCTGCCCAATCCCCCCACCCACCGCGCCCACCACCATCACCGCCCCcaccaccaacagggcccaacacAGGAGCCAGCCGCCACCGAAAAAACGGTCATAGCCCACCAaaagcgagcccatgttaagTGCCTTTTGTGAGCAGGGACTGGCGAGGGCGGCAAAGGCGGGGCTCCAAGGGGGGAGGAGGCACGGACCCCCATCCCTCCGAGGCCGAAATTTtaatacccaccacccaccctattactatagTTACCAGGTCTCCGATTGGCGACCATTATCCCTGTGCCGTGTCCGTGTGTGGTTcggtgtagtgcattaaaattggggaaactggtgggggtgaggcgagactGTCACGGGGCAATGATGTCCCGCAATCGTCACCCCCACCCGGggcaaccagctccccaaagaaTGTGCAAATGTATGTGGCGCATTAAAAATCCGCGGGGGAAAGACATGGgtgggccagagagcaggccgaaGTGCCAGGACACCTGGgcgagtgtcctccccagcccgacacTGCCCTCCCACCACAGAtcggtgtatgatgcattaaaactggaggacaggcagggaagggagggagggtgaCCAACCCGGAAAcaagcacagatgtgccagcacCGACCCATCATGCCTCCTGCCcgtcccccaggggaccctgaatgagatgtgaatttGCCCAATGTGcaaagtatgtacagtgtgagtactaaaaatgtgcagtgtgtgtgaagtaagaggcttgACTCCTGCGGGCCCGCCCCGACCCGTTGCCAGAGTCCCGCCCCCAGAAAGACCAGCTACCAGAACAGGGCCCAGAAAGCGGCCCCGTCCAAGGCAGGAGGCACTGACACCCTACCATAACCCCCCCCAAGTCAGCCGGGGACCCCACACAGCTCGAGGGAGAGAGGTTGCGATGACCGTGGCGGAGCGCCCTAGAGAGAGGGAAGAGGAGAATACAGGAACAAAAAGACGACTGTAAACTGTCACAAATTGCGCAGGTTAAAATTAGGCTACAGTAAAAAGCCCAAAAGCAGGTTAAAGAAAGACTAATGTAAATCCCCCGAAAATGCGCAAGTTAAAATGGAACTACCGTAGACCCCCCAAAGTGGACTACTGTGAAACTGTCAATTTATCCATTTAAGTAGGTAGTTCTGatctttcatgtttttgtgtgtgttttcagatAAAGAAGCTAAAGGCGCAAGTGGACCAGAAGAGCCAGAAAAACGGCACAAATGGCAGTTTGAGCGCAGAGGGTGACCTTTTGGAAAATGGGAAGGATCCCAACATCATTGAACTGCAGAGTAAGCATGCACATTAATGTATTGCTTTTCTACAGTTcagtaatattttgtttttaaatcaggagATTCCAGCAGGCAAATAAGTGACATGAAGTTCAAACTAGTGAAGGCGGAGCAAGACGTGACTGCATTGGAACAAAATGTAAgatgaaaaatgttgtttttcaaaacatAAGATTAGTTTTGCTTGGTTttcagcaatttaaaaaaataaaatacaaacgtAATTTTCTTCATTGTTGTGCAGGTGAGCAGACTTGAGGGTCAGGTGAGCCGCTACAAGTCAGGGGCTGAGAATGCAGAAAAGGTGGAGGATGAGCTCAAAGCTGAAAAGAGGAAGCTGCAACGAGAGGTAAGACGTATTATAGTTAACCCAGGGACCCACCCCCGccaaatgtttataatttccTCTATTACAAGTTTAAAACCTAAATGATGATTAAACCCCAAACTATGATCGgacattagcattgatgttgcgATAATTATAAAACCTTGAAAGTACATACAAACATACCATACACCAATactcaggcatatattccttctgctctgtgggaacgatgactattactggagctttagttggggaccttctctaccttttcttcttgctcttaattataCAGCATCTCATCCAGTAGAGTGCAGTGCTTGCGAGTCTGTAATCCGATAAATATCCTAACCTCTTAAACATTTAACATGGTAGTATACTGAAGGTGTCCAACTCTcttctcaaaatattacaaatattttactgaACACAGAGGTGTTTTTAAGGTGAATGTTGGTAAGTAGTATTAAAATCTGCAGAGCAAACAACCTGCTAGGCATTGAGCCGAGCCATCtgccctttctttctttctttggctGTCTTAGTTGCGGTCGGCACTGGATAAGGTGGACGAGCTGGAGTCCAACAACAGTCACCTCAATAAACGACTGGAGAAGATGAAGTCCAGCCGCGGCATGGCCCAGACGCCATAGCGAATACCATATTTTTCAAGCTAGTCGTGTGCCATCTCTTTCTGTGCAGTAAGAAATCAGGAAGCGACTTTTGAGCTCAACCTCTACATGAAGGACAATGGTGGAGTCGGTCGCCTCTCAAAATGTTCTCCTTGCCTTTTGTTCACAGTCGCTCTCAACTTGTTTTTGAGTGTGAATGAGGAAATGtgtgctttgtttgtttttgtaaatgaaaGTGGAcagttctgttttttgttttttttgcgcaCTCTGCATTTCAACGCCAAACTATTTAGATTATACtgaagaaatgtgacaaccGGGACTCAAAGCGGTGAAGACGTCAAAGACACTGAGGGGTGATGCTGCTTcactgtttacaaaaaaaaaaaaaaagctttaattaTGAACGTGTCATACAAACAAGGGTTATCTTTGTGCAATAAAGTGTCAAAACTTGAGCTGCAATTTTGATATTGACTCTCGCTTGTGACTCTTTATTAGAGCCTGAGAAGTCCCTGTCTTCTGATGAAGTACTGGCCTTTAGGGTGGGGGCTCAACATGCCTGAAAACCCATTCAATAGCATCCTGTAAGaaattgtgtgtggggggtaTGTGCCTAGAACACAAGCTTCACAACACGAAATTGGGTGTATCTATCACAACAGgagctccctctggtggtatGTGACAAATAACtgaattaaatggtcaagctgTCTATAATCTTAGtgtctttaacttttttttttttttttaaaccagtacTTTGGtgagtgcagttcagttgtatcaGTCTCACGTACACGGCACCCCAAAACTGCCTTAGTAGCGTCTTCCtggaaagttaaaaaatatataaataagctCACCAGTTTTACCAATTTCTGCAAAATTGTGTGAACATATTTGTCATAACACGACAAGGAAAGTCTCAAAGACCAATGCTAGAAATGGAAcaagaagtcagccattttgctttgaagtcattttgggtgaattccagaGCTCGTACTTTGTTACAAAGTTGGGGAAAATTGCCACAGACCAGTTTTTACCAATCAACATGATCACAACTTTAGTTCTACCAATGTGTCGATCCCACTTTGTCAAGGTAAAAATCACTCCGAGGCAGCCTGTCAGCTTGATTGACAGTTGCAGAACGTCCGCTCCCGGATTCTCTGAATCATGCGGCGACCGTAAAAGTCGCGGTACTCGGGGGCCAGTTCGTCGAGACAGCGCAGCGCTCTCTCCAGGGTTTGGAGGGCTCGGCTGGCGGCAACAGGGTCTTTGTTGCCGTACGGGTCCTTTTTGTCATAGCTGTCGGCCGGTAGCTGGCGCCAGAACATGTTGACACCCACGCCGAACTGTAGTGCCAGGGTGTTGTGGAACCACAGGGCTGCCAAAACATACACAACAATAATTTTACTGCTGCAGTTGGCTGGCAGCCAGgccaggatgtaccctgcctcttgccccaaAGTCATCtaagaggctccagctcacacgcaaccctaattaggacaatcgctatagaaaatggatggaaataataaAGTGTTATGGTATTACCGGGAATAAAGAGCAGATCTccaggctccagcacacactCGTATCTCACTGCCTTCACAAACTCAGGATACGAGTTCACGTCCGGTGAGTCAATTTCCAGGACCTCAGATTTGTCGCCTGAAGGACAGAATCAATCAAGAAGACATCATATTGTATGTAGTGATAAATGTATGGTAAGCTTGATTGAGTTAAGTAAGTTCTTTTTAACTCATACACAGCTCTTCCCAAAAAATTAAGTTAATGTTGTCATTACAATTACATCCAAAACGGCTGcctcaaatcaaaatggacgACTTGCAGTTTAATTTCGGGCATGGGTCCTGTTATCATcaacatgtccaccaaattttgtGTCAGCCGGTAAAACTGGTGTAGGGTGTAGGgggttgatttttgttttcaccCAAGTTTTCAAATTAGAAACAAAGGGGTGAATGACTAAATGTCCCAGAACGCATCATTTCGAAATCATTGAAGGCATTTTAGCTCGACGTCAGCAATACAGGCTTCTGCTGTGTTCAATAAAACTGAGGAATTGGAAATCTGTAAATGATGCAGACCCACCTACAATAGCTGAAAATCCACGAtgtagagagaccatataaatcATTTGGTTTTCTAGTGAATCTTTGATATGATCATCACATGACGTCATTGGCCCACATAAGATGCCGCAAGCAACAAAGGTTGGCAATAGTGAtacaccgaaatgaaaattcttgactgAAACTGAAAAgcccaaggccgaaaaccgaaagAAGTTATAAAACTTTACTGTAAgcgtttttcatacaaaaaaaagtgcaacacaAAGCGCTATACATtaattgaaatataaaaattcATCATTCCCgccaattattaataataaaggtATGCtaattatttgtaaaattgCACCCATTAAATTGGTGGTTAGTCGCCTAgcttctgattggggctcaCGTGGGCTAATTCCCTTTTAGGAGCTCAAGTATGAGATGTTGAAAGGGGAACCAAGGGACCCCTAAAATTCAAATCCAGATTGCTGACAGGATAACCATGTTTGctaaaaatgttgagttttcGGGTGAGGCCCCCAAAAAGGTGATTAATGCATCTGAAGTCTCCATGGAGGTCctgaacattttcaaagttggGCACGTCCCATGCAAATTCATAGGGCGTTTATGcaaattaatttgaatttatAGAACTATCGTTTATATTTTAGGATAATTTGAAGTTGAGtgaagtgtaaaaaataaataaatacatttgaacccTCGCAGATGGGAATGTAGATTATCTGTTTTCCATGGGCGTCTGCttgtgtcaaaacaaaatgtttatatttatgcttgaatatACTACCTTTCCAATAAATAACCCTCatttcccatggaaagtttccaaattGGAATATGTGCAAGATTCCGCATCTTAACTTCCCATGAAGATGTACCAGAAATTTTAAACCCCTTTGTAACATTAGTCCTCATACGTACAGTATCTAGAACAGTGGTTGTAAAACTTCTTTTACACCTAGTATTGCCTATAAAACCTCGTAGCGCTCCCAAGTACCACCATTATGACTAAcattaataatacagtaatgtAGTAGACCTATatcttcattaaaaacaagactgaagttgtatttctaaaaagtacatttaaaactATTGTAAGTCAGTctaaacattaacactgcacttaaatactggaacataaaaaaaactactgcacataaaattttaataaaaattgtGCCTAAATATTTACAAACAGTTCCTTAAAGATCAAATCCAAATGGATTGAACTTTAtgttcaatacaactgaattggGCTTAGTGATTCTTTTTCATACTATTAATGGGAGCCTGTTTACAAGACTTTGACAATCGCTGACCGAGAGCAATGGAAATCAACACGTTGTACTTGCCTGTCAAATAGAGATGCAATGCATCCTGGGGACTGTAAAGGACCACTCGCTTCCTCCCCGTCACCTGAGCCAGAAGGTTATCCATCACCTGGAAAGTTTGATGCTAGAAACTTgagaaagtcaaaataaatacagtacaggtTATTTCCCACCTGTCTGCTGCACTCACGTCGTAGTGCGTCCAAAGCTGCAGACGGCAAGAGCTGATGCGGAACACGCTGGAGAAGAACTGACCAGGCTCAAAGAAATGTGGGATGTGAAAGTCTTCCGCTAGCTCAGGGAACTGTTTCCACAGATCTGCGGGTTcctaaaggggaaaaaaaacaacagcagcagaaTAAGTCACATCACATGCAAGGTGTTAGTTGAGTTAGCGTCGTCCATTTGTTCAATACACCAAGTTAAAATTTGGTAATCTTTCGATAACTCTAGTTATCAGTATGTTATTGAaagacccctggaaatggccaagaTGACCCTAAAATTGTtgcttgaaaccaaaatggcaggaATCTGTGCcttccaaatttcatgttgcttaaATAAAGGCctgagcaagtgcagtgtgaaaggtCCCCGCGTCAAAGCACAACAACGGTGGCAATGGGGGTGCAgccatcccatatttggaagtggtgacgCAACAGCCAAGAAGGAAGTtgccttcctccatttccctcttgccgtttacagtacaagtACGTCAAAATaccactcagaaatcactccacCAGCCCTGCTCCCATTGGAGGAGCTTTTTTACATCACCGCATCAATTCTCCAGAATACAAAATTTTTCTATCCGTTGACGCGACGCTTGGGGTCACGTCAAAAGGCGCTGACGTCCGttcagcacacacacagtgaatggGAAACTCGAGGGCGTCAGACGCCAAGTACAGTGTGAAAGAGCCATAAACGTGGCTTGGAgagcttaatttaaaaaatatatataatgggGGGGATGCACTACCGAGCCAAATTTTTAAACcgtagtatacagtatatctacaagtacacagatatatatattttttattgatactGCAAcagaaagttaaaaatgactttggcaactatgctattaggccaataatataaaataccaatgagcttgctaaaaaaaaatcccaaaacagtaaaataaagtaTGACTTTGGCAACTATGCTGTAAGGCTCTATATggctctatatatatatatatatatatatatatatatatatatatatatatatatatatatatatatatatatatatatatatatatatatatatatatatatatatatatatatatatatatatatatatatatatatatatatatatatatatatatatatatatatatatatatatatatatatatatatatatatatatatatatatatatatatatatatatatatatatatatatatatatatatatatatatatatatatatatatatatatatatatatatatatatatatatatatatatatatatatatatatatatatatatatatatatatatatatgttaaaaGAGGTTTTATCCTC is drawn from Phycodurus eques isolate BA_2022a chromosome 12, UOR_Pequ_1.1, whole genome shotgun sequence and contains these coding sequences:
- the tyw5 gene encoding tRNA wybutosine-synthesizing protein 5 isoform X1 — encoded protein: MATQKKIPVPVFTEVNRDVFLREIYPRRKPAVLRGVCLGPCVDKWTVDYLAQKGGTKEVKIHVSSVPQMNFLQKNFVYRTLPFDEFVKRTSEEKHADFFLCEHESYYLRSLGEDVRKEPADLWKQFPELAEDFHIPHFFEPGQFFSSVFRISSCRLQLWTHYDHQTFQVMDNLLAQVTGRKRVVLYSPQDALHLYLTGDKSEVLEIDSPDVNSYPEFVKAVRYECVLEPGDLLFIPALWFHNTLALQFGVGVNMFWRQLPADSYDKKDPYGNKDPVAASRALQTLERALRCLDELAPEYRDFYGRRMIQRIRERTFCNCQSS
- the tyw5 gene encoding tRNA wybutosine-synthesizing protein 5 isoform X2, whose translation is MATQKKIPVPVFTEVNRDVFLREIYPRRKPAVLRGVCLGPCVDKWTVDYLAQKGGTKEVKIHVSSVPQMNFLQKNFVYRTLPFDEFVKRTSEEKHADFFLCEHESYYLRSLGEDVRKEPADLWKQFPELAEDFHIPHFFEPGQFFSSVFRISSCRLQLWTHYDVMDNLLAQVTGRKRVVLYSPQDALHLYLTGDKSEVLEIDSPDVNSYPEFVKAVRYECVLEPGDLLFIPALWFHNTLALQFGVGVNMFWRQLPADSYDKKDPYGNKDPVAASRALQTLERALRCLDELAPEYRDFYGRRMIQRIRERTFCNCQSS
- the tyw5 gene encoding tRNA wybutosine-synthesizing protein 5 isoform X3; its protein translation is MNFLQKNFVYRTLPFDEFVKRTSEEKHADFFLCEHESYYLRSLGEDVRKEPADLWKQFPELAEDFHIPHFFEPGQFFSSVFRISSCRLQLWTHYDHQTFQVMDNLLAQVTGRKRVVLYSPQDALHLYLTGDKSEVLEIDSPDVNSYPEFVKAVRYECVLEPGDLLFIPALWFHNTLALQFGVGVNMFWRQLPADSYDKKDPYGNKDPVAASRALQTLERALRCLDELAPEYRDFYGRRMIQRIRERTFCNCQSS